In a single window of the Silurus meridionalis isolate SWU-2019-XX chromosome 8, ASM1480568v1, whole genome shotgun sequence genome:
- the ttbk1b gene encoding tau-tubulin kinase 1 isoform X2 produces the protein MGRHDDLWSLFYMLVEFTVGQLPWRKIKDKEQVGQIKERYEHKMLLKHMPSDFYIFLDHVIVLDYYTKPDYQLLMSVFENSMKERKITENEPFDWEKSGTDLSSNSIATPPQQNTRQTAAIVGVVNVTPVPGELPRENTDDVLQDEHLSDQENAPPVPLPIMPGEVVLVPPGGEMWDDTDFNRNKLRISISKTQVTAEEEEQAEGVEPASQRPGDPESLGAQVRPLRYRRINSPESDHLTGADGRADGCDRRSRVDLLGSPSRLVMSSQPAQMFSVDGGHEAHSNAFIRSVPLAEEEDFESREWVMIDKEAELRDFQPTTSGTTDEEPEELRPLEDHEDMRRRRAERGTEVVVRPKTQRGATGLAGVEEGAGPSHRRRESEPFGPNRQEPQEAESKVKRVDFLSTVLMFDAQKETLRRSGSDGSPEGAASTLLAPPPRDQDQEEASRTLVLVSAGNGAVSPGDGQGTLGAVTPQAPEESERGTLAFMFRPAAMVTAAVATAARSSSPPLAKVERTFVHIAETTHRIVMTTGKQPPESERHYRKDEEAEEEVEDRKDGSMGEEKGSSKEEIIWERAERSVENGDERKKEQELEQELDQEVGKEVDEAEKENEKNEEKKNETLKKKEIDLIEMEQESESESREKDEEIEKEKSSPTKEVESEPEPIPESGDLQGPSFIGPKETTEVEERDKPEELLLEQEKKRAEAGPVLVTEKDKEIEPDQKVTSPQLHPRRRSRIPVLISEEETGSDRSSQTSPHQQLRKTRRPQLARLVLERKRSTQSTTASEDDTHQSDDSARARGIDRPTRSLLPRPVTSIKKPSVKSGSGAVPQTQRSFSFIQASSVSSGMQKSASAHSSIHQQKPRLQLRPSKTLPPRPMTPAPTAHRPWAPGSTPSSATRTPQRSASRLETPPPTLRSFSSAPRSNFTSRTESPSPQRFRHVETRPLSTTQPKSKALDSAHKKGKVYPTAAQKGKKESCDPKYKSR, from the exons gagcaGGTTGGTCAGATTAAAGAACGGTACGAACATAAGATGCTGCTGAAGCACATGCCttctgatttttatatttttctggaCCATGTGATCGTCCTGGATTATTACACCAAGCCTGATTACCAG ttgttgatgtcggTGTTTGAGAACAGTATGAAGGAGCGAAAGATTACAGAAAACGAGCCGTTTGATTGGGAGAAATCTGGAACCGATTTGTCATCGAACAGCATAGCCACGCCCCCTCAACAAAACACACGGCAGACTGCAGCGATAGTTGG CGTGGTGAACGTGACGCCGGTTCCTGGCGAGTTACCGAGAGAGAACACGGACGACGTGCTTCAGGACGAGCACCTGAGCGATCAAGAGAATGCCCCGCCCGTCCCGTTACCCATAATGCCAGGCGAGGTGGTTCTGGTGCCCCCTGGTGGAGAGATGTGGGATGACACTGACTTCAATCGTAACAAACTCAGGATCAGCATCAGTAAG ACCCAGGTAACtgcagaggaggaggagcaagCAGAAGGGGTGGAGCCTGCTTCTCAGAGGCCTGGTGACCCAGAATCCCTCGGAGCTCAAGTCCGGCCTCTCAGGTACAGACGAATCAACAGTCCAGAGTCTGATCACTTGACCGGAGCAGACGGGAGGGCAGACGGCTGTGATAGACG TTCGCGGGTGGACCTGCTCGGCTCGCCGTCTCGCCTCGTCATGTCCTCTCAGCCCGCTCAGATGTTCTCGGTGGATGGAGGTCATGAGGCTCACAGTAACGCTTTCATCCGTTCCGTCCCATTGGCCGAGGAGGAGGACTTTGAAAGCCGCGAGTGGGTGATGATCGACAAGGAGGCGGAGCTTCGCGATTTCCAGCCAACCACATCAGGAACCACGGATGAGGAACCTGAGGAGCTTCGCCCCCTGGAGGATCACGAGGACATGAGGAGAAGGAGGGCCGAACGAGGGACTGAGGTTGTGGTGCGGCCCAAAACACAGCGCGGTGCAACGGGATTGGCTGGAGTGGAGGAGGGGGCGGGGCCAAGCCACAGAAGAAGGGAATCAGAGCCATTTGGGCCAAACAGACAA GAGCCACAAGAGGCAGAGTCAAAGGTAAAGAGAGTTGACTTCTTGTCCACGGTGCTGATGTTTGATGCTCAAAAAGAGACGTTGCGACGTTCAGGAAGTGATGGAAGCCCAGAAGGTGCTGCATCAACACTGCTGGCTCCGCCTCCTCGTGACCAAGACCAGGAAGAAGCGTCCCGTACGTTGGTGCTTGTTTCTGCTGGTAATGGGGCTGTTTCCCCTGGTGATGGTCAGGGCACTTTGGGGGCGGTGACACCGCAGGCTCCTGAAGAATCAGAACGCGGGACTCTCGCGTTCATGTTCAGGCCTGCTGCGATGGTAACGGCTGCCGTGGCAACAGCTGCACGCTCCTCATCACCTCCACTGGCAAAGGTGGAGAGAACATTCGTGCACATTGCTGAGACAACGCATCGCATTGTCATGACAACAGGGAAACAGCCGCCTGAGTCCGAGAGACACTACAGGAAGGATGAGGAAGCagaggaagaggtggaggaCAGGAAGGATGGAAGCAtgggagaagaaaaaggaagcAGCAAGGAGGAGATCATCTGGGAAAGAGCTGAGAGATCAGTAGAAAATGGTgacgagagaaagaaagagcaggaACTGGAGCAGGAACTGGATCAGGAAGTGGGGAAGGAAGTGGATGAAGctgagaaagagaatgagaaaaatgaagagaagaaaaacgaGACTCTGAAGAAGAAAGAGATTGATCTCATAGAGATGGAACAAGAAAGTGAAAGTGAGagcagagagaaagatgaagagatagaaaaagagaaaagcagtccTACAAAGGAGGTGGAGTCTGAGCCAGAGCCAATACCTGAGTCAGGTGACCTGCAGGGACCCTCCTTTATTGGCCCTAAAGAAACTACAGAGGTGGAGGAGAGAGATAAACCAGAGGAGCTTCTGTTGGAACAGGAAAAGAAGCGTGCAGAAGCAGGTCCTGTTCTAGTTACTGAAAAAGATAAGGAGATTGAGCCAGACCAGAAAGTTACATCTCCACAGTTACACCCACGGAGGCGGAGTCGAATCCCAGTGCTCATTTCAGAAGAGGAAACTGGTTCGGACCGGTCATCGCAAACCAGTCCGCACCAGCAGTTGCGTAAAACCCGACGCCCACAACTGGCTCGCCTTGTCCTGGAGCGAAAACGATCCACCCAATCAACAACCGCCTCTGAGGATGACACCCACCAATCAGACGACTCAGCCAGAGCAAGGGGAATAGACCGACCAACAAGGAGCCTCCTCCCACGGCCAGTAACGAGCATTAAAAAGCCTTCTGTCAAATCAGGGAGTGGGGCGGTGCCTCAGACTCAGAgatctttctctttcattcagGCCAG TTCTGTTAGCTCTGGGATGCAGAAGTCAGCAAGTGCTCACTCAAGTATTCATCAGCAGAAGCCCCGCCTACAGCTCCGCCCCTCTAAAACGCTCCCTCCTCGCCCCATGACACCGGCTCCAACAGCCCACAGACCATGGGCTCCAGGCTCCACCCCCTCCTCTGCTACTCGGACACCTCAGCGTTCCGCCTCCCGGCTCGAAACTCCTCCTCCTACTCTTCGCAGCTTTAGCTCCGCCCCTCGCAGTAACTTTACCTCTCGCACTGAGAGCCCCTCTCCTCAGCGCTTCCGCCATGTTGAGACACGCCCCCTTTCAACAACACAACCCAAATCCAAAGCTTTGGACTCTGCCCACAAGAAGGGCAAAGTGTACCCCACTGCAGCACAGAAGGGGAAGAAGGAGTCATGTGACCCAAAATATAAAAGTAgataa